GGAGTTTCATTTCAAAGACGGTAAAGAGTTGATGAAACACAGTTATCGTTACGATGAAAAGGGATTTTTGGCTAGCATGGAGACTCTTCTCTATAATGAAAAAGCGACGAAGGACCTCTTCACTTATTCTTTCGCGTATGAGGAGTTTTAATAGCAGAACGTTGTGGTTCGAGATTCTCAGTTAGTCCGTGATCATAGTCATTACATTTGTGGCTGAGCTAGAGAGTCCATTAGCAAGGCGCAGGCAGTTTTAAAAACCAAGGAATTGACCAATGTCAATGACTGTTTTTAAAACAAGTGTAACGCAGATAATAGGCTATTTAGACTGATCATATTCAGAGTCAGTAAATTTGTCTGTGGCTGAGCTAAAGAGTCCATTAGCAAGGCGCAGGCAGTTTTAGAAACCAAGGAATTGACCAATGTCAATGACTGCTTTTAAAACAAGTGTAACGCAGATAATGGGCTATATAGACAGCCACAGACAATGGAAGAACTCACACTAACAACCCCGGCCCTACTCTTCTCCGCCATCTCCCTGATCATGTTGGCTTACACCAATCGATTTTTGGCCTACGCTGCCGTGATCAGAAACTTGCACGATAAGTACCTGGACAATAAGGACAAGAACCTCATCGAACAGATCAAAAACTTAAAGTTGCGACTCAACCTCACGCGGTACATGCAAATCTTTGGCATTACCAGTCTACTACTTTGCGTGCTTACGATGTTCTTAATCTATATCGACTACCACGTCTTAGCGGTGTGGGTATTTGGAACAGCCTTGCTTTTACTCATCCTTTCCTTGGCACTTTTGATTCGCGAAATCCAAATATCCATTTACGCCTTGAGCCTTCACATAAGCGATATTGAGGAGCACTTGAAGAAAAAGTAACAAAACCATTGGCCAATCGTCGTTTCGGTAATAAGGAAAAGACATGATTACCACCACCAACCCCAGCAAAGCCAAAACTATTTTCATTTTTTGTGCTACCATCATTCTGGGATATGCACTCTTTATAATTCCAGATGTTTTTTTCGGTGTTACCAAAAACAACGGCGGGAAGGCAGGAATTAACCTGCTCTTTATCGGCTTGTTTCAGTTCTTCTCCATTACCGCTCTGCTTTATGGCTCGCTCAAAATCCTGAAGAAGGACTTTGCCTTTATCGGATTGCGTTTTGAGCACCTTAAAGGAGATGTACTGTTGGGCATTCTTTTCGGAGCAATTTGGACATTACTGCAATTCTTAGTTCTCATTCCCAACACAGGCGGATTAAACCGCCTCGACATACAAGGTATGGTTGAGCTCTACGACGGCACTTTTATAGGGACAATTTCTTTTATTGCACTGGGCGTAATAGGAGGAGGAATAACTGAAGAGCTCTTCAATCGAGGCTACTTTATCAATGTGCTTACAGACGTATTCAAAAATCCAAAAATAGGTCTATGGTTTTCCGTTGTATTGTCCATTCTGCTCTTCGCACTCGGTCATATGCCTAGTACAGCTCTTGACTGGTTCGATATCTTAGTACCCACCTTAATGTACACTATTCTATTTATCGGAACGAAACGATTGACTGCTTCCATCGTGGCGCACGGAATCTACAATATGTCGGCAATCATCTGGGTGTACATGCTCTACTACCAATAGAATGAACCAAAAAAGCCGCCCGCATATCGCAGACGGCTTTTTAAGATTTGATTATTCGAAAATTAACACCTTACCGCGCTATCATAAATTTCTCATTTATTATTTCGCGTGGTGTCGACAAACGGTAAATGTAAATTCCATTTGGAAGTGCCGAACCATCGAAAGTGAAACGGTAATCGCTGTTAGCTTGTGCAACTCCATTGAAGAGGGCATCTACCATTCGACCACTCAGATCGAAGACCTCAAGCGTGGTGAGTCCTTCTTCTGCCACAGTGAAAGTAACATTGGACTGACCTTCCGTAGGATTAGGACTGGAAGCCAAAGCTGCACCACCTGGTGTAGAGAACGGTTGCCAAGAACTAAATGGCCCTGCAATAAGTGGAGTTTGCGAACAACCGCAACGAACTCGCCACTCATAGTCAGTTCCCGGTTGCAAAGCACCGAATGGAATATTGAACGTATAGGCATCATCTCCACCTATAATTTTTGCACCCAAAATGGAGCCTCCTGCTTCCCTAACCTGAATCTGACATCCGATTTGACCGGGAACGGGATCCCAAAGGGTGGTGAAAACGTTACTATATTGAATAGTCAAGAGACTCTCTTCATCAACAGCTGGAAACGGATTCTCGCATGGCTCAGGGGCAGAACAACCGAAGTATGATACTGCTTTGGCAAAAGCATCTTGACCGATTATGATACCATTCTTCCTCCCGGGAATGTCATCACATGGTGGGTGAATACCTCCCCAGATTCGCGATAAACCCGATTCATCTGCAGCATCCTGATAAGTGGCCCATTGTAGTTCAATGGTTACACTAGGTCCATCTTCGAATACCAAGAATTCGTCTTGCTCGGCAGTAAATGTTCCTATCCCTCCGGGGAAATAGGCATCTCCCGTCAATGACGTCATAACTTCTGCAGCTGCTCTGGAGAATGTCGAGTGCCCTGAAATATACCCGGCAAAAGGAGGCGTAACAAAGGAAGGTCTTTGGTATGGTTCCCACTCTGATGCATGAATCCAACCTACTCCGGCTTCATCCACATCTACATTGTTTATGGCGCTATGCCCTTTCCAAGCTTTTACTTTTATATCTCCAACAAATTCATCACTGTCACCTGCAAGAGGATCTCCTACTTCTATCACTTCTATATAGTCCGGAATCAACGGAACACCCGCAGGGTGATACGAAGGACCTCCGGGGTTGGTGCTCTGACCCTTGCCTGCCATTGCTCTGATCGCAGAAATCGGTCTCAAGTAATCATGCCACCCTTTTATTCCCCAAGTAGATACAGCAGCATCATGCATTGCTCCACCCATCATGAGGTAAGACTTTACATCCCATTCAAGATCATCAAGTTCCGGACCTTCTCCCATGAATTTCTTTTCTAACTCAGGATGGTCAGATACATAATTGAGCAAAGTGAACCAATGACCCGGAGGTGTTTCGCTATCAGGACCATCTGCCCAGAATTCTGCCAGCACACGCGCATAATCAGCTCTTGGGACCATGTTAGGGGCGTACGGCAATCCTGTAGCAGGATTGATGGCATGACCGGGACTTGTCGTTCCACCATCCATTTGATTGTAGAAACCAGGATAGTCGG
This genomic window from Cryomorphaceae bacterium 1068 contains:
- a CDS encoding DUF2721 domain-containing protein, coding for MEELTLTTPALLFSAISLIMLAYTNRFLAYAAVIRNLHDKYLDNKDKNLIEQIKNLKLRLNLTRYMQIFGITSLLLCVLTMFLIYIDYHVLAVWVFGTALLLLILSLALLIREIQISIYALSLHISDIEEHLKKK
- a CDS encoding CPBP family intramembrane metalloprotease; protein product: MITTTNPSKAKTIFIFCATIILGYALFIIPDVFFGVTKNNGGKAGINLLFIGLFQFFSITALLYGSLKILKKDFAFIGLRFEHLKGDVLLGILFGAIWTLLQFLVLIPNTGGLNRLDIQGMVELYDGTFIGTISFIALGVIGGGITEELFNRGYFINVLTDVFKNPKIGLWFSVVLSILLFALGHMPSTALDWFDILVPTLMYTILFIGTKRLTASIVAHGIYNMSAIIWVYMLYYQ